A stretch of Lactuca sativa cultivar Salinas chromosome 6, Lsat_Salinas_v11, whole genome shotgun sequence DNA encodes these proteins:
- the LOC111918741 gene encoding PGR5-like protein 1A, chloroplastic gives MASKLGFTITNSRLFTVPVPRPSVSPSLPTCSTLSSSRVQSLQLIGRDVLSRYRPIILSPRATTDQPGEVKEDEVVDSNIMPYCSIEKQQKKSLGEMEQDFLQALQAFYYEGKATMSNEEFDNLKEELMWEGSSVVMLSSDEQKFLEAAMAYVSGNPIMSDVEYDKLKMQLKKDGSEIVVEGPRCSLRTRKVYSDLSVDYLKMFLINVPAAVVAVGLFFFLDDITGFEITYLLELPEPFSFIFTWFAALPFILWLSFSFTSLIVKDFLILKGICPNCGTENNSFFGTILSISSGGTTNSVKCTNCQTPLVFDQNTRLITLPEGSEA, from the exons ATGGCCTCCAAATTAGGCTTCACTATAACCAATTCTCGCTTGTTCACTGTTCCTGTCCCAAGACCCTCGGTTTCTCCGTCTTTACCCACTTGTTCTACATTGTCTTCGTCGAGGGTTCAGTCGCTTCAACTGATTGGAAGAGACGTTTTGAGTCGATATAGGCCCATAATTTTATCCCCGAGGGCCACTACTGATCAGCCAG GTGAAGTTAAAGAAGATGAGGTTGTTGACAGCAACATTATGCCTTACTGCAGCATTGAGAAACAACAGAAGAAGTCACTAGGAGAAATGGAACAAGACTTTCTTCAAGCATTACAA GCTTTCTATTATGAAGGAAAAGCCACCATGTCGAATGAGGAATTTGATAACCTCAAGGAAGAATTGATGTGGGAAGGAAGCAGTGTTGTAATGCTAA GCTCTGATGAACAGAAGTTTCTAGAGGCAGCAATGGCGTATGTATCTGGTAACCCAATAATGAGTGATGTAGAGTATGACAAATTGAAGATGCAATTGAAG AAAGATGGAAGTGAGATAGTGGTTGAGGGTCCAAGATGTAGTCTTCGTACAAGAAAG GTTTACAGTGACCTCTCTGTTGATTATCTCAAGATGTTCCTCATAAATGTCCCTGCTGCTGTTGTTGCAGTAGGATT GTTCTTCTTCCTGGATGATATTACCGGGTTTGAGATCACATACCTTTTGGAG CTTCCAGAGCCATTTAGTTTCATCTTCACGTGGTTTGCAGCTCTGCCATTTATTTTGTGGTTATCCTTCTCATTTACCAGTCTCATTGTCAAAGACTTTCTGATATTGAAG GGAATTTGTCCAAACTGTGGTACGGAGAATAACTCTTTCTTTGGAACTATTTTGTCGATTTCCAGTGGGGGTACCACCAACAGTGTGAAATGCACAAA CTGTCAAACGCCACTTGTGTTTGATCAAAATACTCGCTTAATAACACTGCCAGAAGGAAGTGAAGCTTGA